A single window of Pseudarthrobacter psychrotolerans DNA harbors:
- a CDS encoding aromatic acid/H+ symport family MFS transporter, with product MKALPTSGDTTGTGTKTVRWVMAIAATALLFDGYDLVVYGTVVPSLLRDPSQLGALDPAQAGALGSYALMGVLVGALTAGAVGDFLGRRKMMLINIVWFSVGMALTSLATSIPAFGILRFLTGIGVGALVATAGAVVAEFAPAGKRNFYNAIVYSGVPAGGLLASLLAIVLNGLTDWRGLFLIGALPLVILFPLAFFKLPESPRWLAARGRTEEALRLSLKTGIALEGTVAAGSLTEGAPVAGSAAEGNASDDGKAASRSRAATQPPPPALRKDGRQLAGFAALASGTYRRPTILLGLMSFCGLLLTYGLNTWLPEIMGQHGYGKTYSLTFLLALNAGAVVGGLVASKFADKFGPKAVVSTTFVIAAVALVLLTLSFPLPVLLIAVAFAGVGSLGTQVLVYGFVSNFYPTPARVAGVAWCAGFGRLGGIVGPLAGGFLISAQAPSNVAFLVFAAVALIGGLVTTVVHRPEAAPARAETPVEVPRDAPPSAPGSVSQSANVGNHV from the coding sequence ATGAAAGCACTCCCCACATCCGGTGACACCACCGGCACTGGCACAAAAACAGTTCGCTGGGTGATGGCCATCGCGGCCACGGCCCTGCTCTTCGACGGCTACGACCTGGTGGTTTACGGGACGGTTGTGCCCTCGCTCCTGAGGGACCCCAGCCAGTTGGGGGCGCTGGATCCTGCCCAGGCCGGCGCCCTCGGCAGCTACGCCCTGATGGGAGTGCTGGTGGGGGCGCTCACGGCCGGCGCCGTGGGCGACTTCCTCGGCCGCCGCAAGATGATGCTGATCAACATCGTCTGGTTCTCGGTGGGCATGGCCCTCACGTCCCTGGCCACGAGCATCCCCGCGTTCGGCATCCTCCGCTTCCTCACCGGGATCGGCGTCGGCGCGCTCGTGGCTACGGCCGGGGCCGTCGTGGCTGAGTTCGCTCCGGCCGGCAAACGCAACTTCTACAACGCGATTGTGTACTCGGGGGTGCCGGCGGGTGGACTGCTCGCGTCCCTGCTGGCCATAGTGCTCAACGGCCTCACGGACTGGCGCGGCCTCTTCCTGATCGGCGCCCTGCCCCTGGTCATCCTGTTCCCGCTGGCCTTCTTCAAGCTTCCCGAATCACCGCGCTGGCTGGCTGCGCGCGGCCGTACCGAAGAGGCGCTCCGGCTGTCCCTGAAGACGGGAATTGCCCTTGAGGGCACTGTAGCTGCGGGCAGTTTGACTGAGGGCGCCCCAGTTGCCGGCAGTGCGGCTGAGGGCAACGCGTCCGACGACGGCAAGGCAGCTTCGCGGTCCCGCGCCGCCACGCAGCCTCCGCCTCCGGCGCTGCGCAAGGACGGACGCCAGCTCGCCGGTTTCGCGGCGCTGGCCTCTGGAACGTACCGTAGGCCCACCATCCTGCTGGGCCTGATGAGTTTCTGCGGGCTGCTGCTCACGTACGGGCTGAACACCTGGCTGCCGGAAATCATGGGACAGCACGGCTACGGCAAGACCTATTCGCTGACCTTCCTGCTGGCCCTGAACGCAGGTGCGGTTGTGGGCGGCCTGGTCGCCTCGAAGTTCGCGGACAAATTCGGCCCCAAGGCCGTCGTCTCCACCACGTTTGTGATCGCCGCGGTTGCCCTGGTCCTTCTGACCCTGAGCTTCCCGCTGCCGGTACTGCTGATAGCAGTGGCTTTCGCCGGCGTCGGCAGCCTGGGGACGCAGGTTCTGGTGTACGGCTTCGTGTCCAACTTCTATCCCACCCCAGCCCGGGTGGCCGGTGTGGCGTGGTGCGCCGGATTTGGCCGGCTCGGCGGGATCGTGGGGCCGCTGGCTGGCGGGTTCCTCATCAGCGCGCAGGCCCCGAGCAATGTGGCGTTCCTGGTCTTTGCCGCAGTGGCACTGATCGGAGGTCTGGTGACCACGGTGGTCCACAGGCCGGAGGCGGCGCCCGCCCGCGCCGAAACCCCAGTCGAAGTACCGCGCGATGCACCGCCTTCGGCCCCGGGCAGCGTCAGCCAGTCCGCTAATGTTGGGAACCATGTCTGA
- the benC gene encoding benzoate 1,2-dioxygenase electron transfer component BenC, whose translation MSYQIALSFEDGVTRFVTANKYETVADAAYKNRINIPFDCRDGACGTCKAFCESGKYDGGDYIDEALTEDEAEKGFCLPCQMVPETDLVLQIAGTSEMAKVGATTFEATVKELSWFADNTAALTLTVENRGDLNFLPGQYMNFAVPGTDAVRSYSFSSGPAADELRFLIRTAPDGAMTTYLKERAAVGDVLPLTGPMGSFFLRDIKRPALMLAGGTGIAPLLSMLDKIANGLAEAPAFPVHLVYGVTFDKDLVELDKLQQYAAAIDNFTFDYCVADKESSAPNKGYVTQYITAGQLNDGDVDVYLCGPPAMVDAVRKYWDIQGITPTNFYYERFAVGSTTAVPALAGAGS comes from the coding sequence ATGAGTTACCAGATTGCCCTCAGCTTTGAGGATGGCGTCACCCGGTTTGTCACCGCGAACAAGTACGAGACCGTTGCTGACGCAGCCTACAAAAACCGCATCAACATCCCTTTCGATTGCCGCGACGGCGCCTGCGGCACCTGCAAGGCCTTCTGCGAGTCGGGCAAGTACGACGGCGGCGATTACATTGACGAGGCCCTGACCGAGGACGAAGCAGAGAAGGGCTTTTGCCTCCCCTGCCAGATGGTCCCCGAGACCGACCTTGTGCTCCAGATTGCCGGTACCTCCGAGATGGCCAAGGTGGGCGCGACCACCTTCGAGGCCACCGTCAAGGAGCTGAGCTGGTTCGCCGACAACACCGCGGCGCTGACCCTGACCGTGGAGAACCGCGGCGACCTGAACTTCCTGCCCGGCCAGTACATGAACTTCGCGGTCCCCGGCACCGATGCCGTGCGGTCCTACTCGTTCAGCAGTGGCCCCGCAGCGGACGAACTGCGCTTCCTCATCCGCACGGCACCGGACGGCGCCATGACCACCTACCTCAAGGAACGCGCCGCCGTCGGCGATGTGCTCCCGCTGACCGGCCCCATGGGCAGCTTCTTCCTCCGCGACATCAAACGGCCTGCCCTGATGCTGGCCGGCGGCACGGGCATCGCGCCGCTCCTGTCCATGCTGGACAAGATCGCCAACGGCCTGGCGGAAGCTCCCGCGTTCCCGGTGCACCTGGTCTACGGGGTCACCTTCGACAAGGACCTCGTGGAGCTGGACAAGCTGCAGCAGTACGCGGCGGCCATCGATAACTTCACCTTTGACTACTGTGTGGCCGACAAGGAAAGTTCCGCCCCCAACAAGGGGTACGTGACCCAGTACATCACGGCCGGGCAACTGAACGACGGCGACGTGGACGTTTACCTTTGCGGCCCGCCCGCCATGGTGGACGCCGTCCGCAAGTACTGGGATATCCAGGGCATCACGCCCACGAATTTCTACTACGAGCGGTTCGCGGTGGGAAGTACGACGGCGGTTCCCGCACTCGCCGGGGCCGGCAGTTGA
- the benA gene encoding benzoate 1,2-dioxygenase large subunit — translation MTETLAGIQAHLDQALVEDHENGVFRAKRSIFTDEGLFELEMKHIFEGNWVYLAHDSQVPNVGDYFTTYIGRQPIIISRDKQGGLNALINACSHRGAMLCRRKTDNRTTFTCPFHGWTFNNTGKLLKVKDPRDAGYPEQFNKEGSHDLTKVARFESYRGFLFGSINPDVKPLEEHLGESTKIIDMIVDQSPDGLEVLRGASTYTYDGNWKLQAENGADGYHVSATHWNYAATTARRTTGESANETKNMDAGGWAKQKGGYYSFDHGHLLLWTEWLDPSNRPLFDRRDELVEKYGEAKADWMINISRNLCLYPNVYLMDQFGSQIRHFRPISVDKTEVTIYCIAPKGESDENRANRIRQYEDFFNASGMATPDDLEEFRSCQKTYMATAAPWNDLSRGVTHQIQGPDANADLIGLKPISSGARTEDEGLYPIQHGYWVDTMRKAATAEAADAAARN, via the coding sequence ATGACAGAGACGCTGGCGGGCATCCAGGCCCACCTTGACCAGGCCCTTGTGGAGGACCACGAGAATGGCGTTTTCCGCGCCAAGCGGAGCATCTTCACGGACGAAGGCCTGTTCGAGCTGGAGATGAAGCACATCTTCGAAGGCAACTGGGTGTACCTGGCCCATGACAGCCAGGTCCCGAACGTGGGCGACTACTTCACCACCTACATCGGCCGCCAGCCGATCATCATCTCCCGTGACAAGCAGGGCGGACTGAACGCCCTCATCAACGCGTGCAGCCACCGCGGCGCCATGCTGTGCCGCCGCAAGACAGACAACCGCACCACCTTTACCTGCCCCTTCCACGGCTGGACCTTCAACAACACCGGCAAACTGCTTAAGGTCAAGGATCCCCGCGATGCCGGCTACCCGGAACAGTTCAACAAAGAGGGCTCACACGACCTCACCAAGGTGGCCAGGTTCGAGAGCTACCGGGGCTTCCTGTTCGGCAGCATCAACCCGGACGTCAAACCGCTGGAAGAACACCTGGGTGAGTCCACCAAGATCATCGACATGATCGTGGACCAGTCCCCCGATGGCCTGGAGGTACTGCGCGGCGCGTCCACCTACACCTACGACGGCAACTGGAAGCTGCAGGCCGAAAACGGCGCCGACGGCTACCACGTGTCCGCGACGCACTGGAACTACGCCGCCACCACCGCCCGCCGCACCACGGGCGAGTCCGCCAACGAAACCAAGAACATGGACGCCGGCGGCTGGGCCAAACAGAAGGGCGGCTACTACTCCTTCGACCACGGCCACCTGCTGCTCTGGACCGAATGGCTGGATCCGTCCAACCGCCCGCTGTTCGACCGCCGTGACGAGCTCGTGGAGAAGTACGGCGAGGCCAAGGCGGACTGGATGATCAATATCTCCCGCAACCTCTGCCTGTACCCGAATGTTTATCTGATGGACCAGTTCGGCTCGCAGATCCGCCACTTCCGCCCCATCTCCGTGGACAAGACCGAAGTGACCATCTACTGCATCGCGCCCAAAGGCGAGTCCGATGAGAACCGCGCCAACCGCATCCGCCAGTACGAGGACTTCTTCAACGCCTCGGGCATGGCCACTCCGGATGACCTGGAGGAGTTCCGCTCCTGCCAGAAGACGTACATGGCCACCGCAGCGCCGTGGAACGACCTCAGCCGCGGCGTGACCCACCAGATCCAGGGGCCGGACGCCAACGCCGACCTCATCGGACTCAAGCCGATCTCCAGCGGCGCCCGGACTGAAGACGAAGGCCTCTACCCGATCCAGCACGGCTACTGGGTGGACACCATGCGCAAGGCGGCAACCGCCGAAGCAGCAGACGCTGCAGCCCGGAACTAG
- a CDS encoding LuxR C-terminal-related transcriptional regulator has protein sequence MSDTAAQPAAEERARQAKQLLGLLGAARSGVPSVAIIRGGKGMGKTRLLEWLLRSGAGSENVPGQNVPGRIPPGRIPPGQNPGHDSSQDVMVLRAAGAASEQDLPFGTMEQLLAPQATRPRGPGSPGSVSGFGDRLLGVMDTVSAAGNVLVLCVSDLQLADAGSLRALLYALRRAGQLPVLTILTMAPDRREAVLHTDVHGDHHTDFHGDHQATDELHAPAHPGEIADEHERAAALEDLLRFPGAHTMVLGPLTPADVQSMWRPGPGPGLSMPAARALVDHTGGDPRLIRSLLEEFPLSAWYASHDSLPAPTSCVASTAAALKQLSADGTALTQAAAVLGRSSPLSLAVDLAGIQDAAAAVAAVNSAAAAGLLQLSTAGAETRLEFPLPVLRSAVYQHLGPALRSELHTAASRIMGSDAQKLKHRAAAALLPDGDLAAELEATAEGFAAQGAWRQAAEAYTQAARLHPQPAQREKLVIRTVDAMVGAGNLGRALAALDTLDSFAPGPLSDAVRGYLAILRGRPAQADALLQKSWTAVDPATAPETAAGICQRQVLHALARFHGRDLVMWAERARKLVSPESPAAVEARAIEGLGLGAMGRHDEAERSYRDENDLQRHGAQRLRLDMGKGWLHLAGDDVESARDELAGAVPTDFSHGSQRIALWAQGWLARADFTLGAWDDALGTVQAAAAAQEESGLELLRPLIHWTGAQIHALRGDWDSAADHLEQGAAPADSYPVMLLPYCLAQAQVAETKADYDGVLRALVPILRMPRTTGIDEPGFWPWQDHYANALVMTGRVDEADAFLVPHERLAEQRRHRSSMARLAYVRGRIHAAGGNLDAARSSFLGGLRQLDGLPMPYARARVKFAYGQSFRRAGKRREAATMLTEARDLFEVLGAGAYVERCSREMRASGVPSRAGGRRVDLPGAGSTPAGTRTTAGGRPSAAAAHRGIAPQGNLTEQEKAVADLVAAGLSNKEAAAELYVSVKTVQYHLTRIYAKFHVTSRSGLAAVYSGGREHGGADGRINGGSGNGVASSKHGKQAPPQ, from the coding sequence ATGTCTGACACCGCAGCACAACCGGCAGCAGAAGAACGCGCCCGGCAGGCCAAGCAATTGCTCGGCCTGCTGGGCGCTGCCCGTTCCGGAGTGCCCTCGGTTGCGATCATCCGCGGCGGCAAGGGCATGGGAAAGACCCGCCTGCTGGAGTGGTTGCTCCGCAGCGGAGCGGGCAGCGAGAACGTCCCCGGGCAGAACGTTCCAGGCCGGATCCCGCCGGGCCGGATCCCGCCAGGCCAGAACCCTGGGCACGATTCCAGCCAGGACGTTATGGTGCTGCGGGCAGCCGGTGCGGCGTCCGAGCAGGATCTTCCGTTCGGCACCATGGAACAGTTGCTGGCGCCACAGGCCACCCGCCCCCGCGGCCCCGGCAGCCCCGGTTCGGTGAGTGGGTTTGGAGACCGGCTCCTTGGCGTGATGGACACGGTAAGCGCGGCCGGCAACGTCCTGGTCCTGTGTGTCAGCGACCTCCAGCTTGCCGATGCCGGCTCGCTGCGGGCGCTCCTATACGCACTTCGCCGGGCCGGTCAGCTTCCGGTCCTCACCATCCTGACAATGGCTCCCGACCGGCGTGAAGCGGTCCTCCACACGGACGTCCACGGGGACCACCACACGGACTTCCACGGGGACCACCAGGCGACGGACGAGCTCCACGCCCCAGCCCATCCGGGTGAAATCGCCGACGAGCACGAAAGAGCTGCCGCCCTCGAGGACCTGCTGAGGTTTCCGGGTGCACACACCATGGTCCTTGGCCCCCTGACGCCGGCCGATGTCCAATCGATGTGGCGTCCCGGGCCGGGCCCCGGCTTGAGCATGCCTGCAGCGCGCGCGCTGGTGGACCACACCGGCGGTGACCCCCGCCTGATCCGGTCCCTGCTGGAAGAGTTCCCCCTGTCGGCCTGGTACGCCAGCCACGATTCCCTGCCTGCGCCCACCAGCTGCGTCGCGTCCACCGCGGCGGCCCTCAAACAATTGTCGGCCGACGGCACGGCGCTGACCCAGGCAGCCGCGGTCTTGGGCAGGAGCTCGCCGCTGTCGCTGGCAGTGGACCTTGCCGGCATTCAGGACGCCGCGGCGGCGGTGGCCGCCGTCAACTCTGCTGCCGCCGCGGGCCTGCTGCAGTTGAGCACGGCCGGCGCCGAAACCAGGCTCGAGTTCCCCCTTCCCGTCCTCAGGTCCGCCGTCTATCAGCACCTCGGACCGGCACTGCGCTCGGAGCTCCACACCGCCGCCTCGCGCATCATGGGCTCCGACGCGCAAAAGCTCAAACACCGTGCCGCCGCGGCTTTGCTGCCTGACGGGGACCTCGCCGCCGAGCTGGAAGCGACCGCAGAAGGGTTCGCTGCCCAGGGCGCCTGGCGTCAGGCTGCAGAGGCCTACACCCAGGCCGCGCGCCTGCACCCCCAGCCGGCACAACGGGAAAAGTTGGTCATCCGCACCGTGGACGCGATGGTGGGCGCGGGCAACCTGGGCAGGGCACTGGCCGCGCTGGACACCTTGGATTCGTTCGCACCAGGACCGCTCAGCGATGCCGTCCGCGGCTATCTGGCCATCCTTCGAGGGCGCCCCGCACAGGCGGACGCGCTGCTCCAGAAGTCCTGGACCGCCGTCGACCCTGCCACCGCCCCGGAGACTGCCGCCGGAATCTGCCAGCGCCAGGTCCTGCACGCCCTGGCCCGCTTCCATGGCCGGGACCTGGTGATGTGGGCCGAGCGCGCCCGGAAGCTGGTATCGCCGGAGAGCCCCGCGGCCGTGGAAGCGCGGGCCATAGAAGGCCTCGGGCTTGGCGCCATGGGCCGCCACGACGAGGCGGAACGCAGCTATCGGGATGAGAACGACCTACAGCGGCATGGTGCCCAGCGCCTACGGCTCGACATGGGCAAGGGCTGGCTGCACCTGGCCGGGGATGATGTGGAATCGGCCAGGGACGAGCTCGCTGGAGCCGTCCCCACAGACTTCTCCCACGGTTCACAGCGCATTGCCCTCTGGGCGCAGGGATGGCTGGCCCGGGCCGACTTCACGCTGGGGGCCTGGGATGACGCGCTCGGGACCGTCCAAGCAGCTGCCGCCGCGCAGGAAGAGTCGGGACTGGAGCTGCTGCGGCCGCTGATCCACTGGACTGGCGCCCAGATCCATGCCCTCCGGGGGGACTGGGATTCGGCCGCAGATCACCTGGAACAGGGTGCCGCACCGGCCGACAGCTATCCGGTCATGCTGTTGCCCTACTGCCTCGCCCAGGCACAGGTAGCGGAGACAAAGGCTGATTACGACGGCGTCCTCCGGGCCTTGGTGCCCATCCTGCGGATGCCGCGCACCACCGGCATCGACGAACCGGGCTTCTGGCCCTGGCAGGACCACTACGCCAACGCGCTGGTAATGACCGGCCGGGTGGATGAGGCCGACGCTTTCCTGGTCCCCCATGAGCGGCTCGCCGAGCAGCGCCGGCACCGTTCATCCATGGCCCGGCTGGCTTACGTCCGCGGCCGGATCCACGCCGCCGGCGGCAACCTGGATGCAGCTCGGTCCAGTTTCCTTGGCGGTCTGCGGCAACTCGACGGGCTCCCGATGCCCTACGCCCGTGCCCGGGTCAAGTTTGCCTACGGCCAGTCGTTCCGGCGTGCCGGGAAACGGCGTGAAGCGGCCACCATGCTCACGGAGGCCCGCGACCTCTTCGAAGTACTGGGTGCGGGCGCATATGTGGAGCGATGCTCACGCGAGATGCGTGCCAGCGGCGTTCCGTCGAGGGCCGGCGGCCGAAGAGTGGACCTGCCCGGGGCCGGCAGTACCCCGGCAGGCACCCGCACGACGGCGGGTGGTCGGCCGAGTGCCGCTGCGGCGCATCGCGGCATTGCCCCGCAGGGTAACCTCACGGAGCAGGAGAAGGCGGTGGCAGACCTGGTGGCCGCAGGGCTCAGCAATAAGGAAGCCGCCGCGGAGCTGTATGTCTCGGTCAAGACCGTGCAGTATCACCTGACCCGGATCTACGCGAAGTTCCACGTCACGTCCCGCTCCGGCCTGGCGGCCGTCTATTCGGGAGGCCGGGAGCATGGCGGGGCCGACGGTCGGATCAACGGCGGGTCCGGCAACGGGGTAGCCAGCAGCAAGCACGGGAAACAGGCGCCGCCCCAGTAG
- a CDS encoding 1,6-dihydroxycyclohexa-2,4-diene-1-carboxylate dehydrogenase, with translation MSYDGGAGPAGNVTRTARAISPGRFTGKVVVVTGAAQGIGRAVAERVAAEGADTVLVDRAELVHEMAADIARIAGTGTTAEGPTAVGVTADLETYEGAGSAIEEALKLRGRIDVLINNVGGTIWTKPFEHYEPEEISKEIQRSLFPTLWTCRAVLPHMISQQGGVIVNVASVATRGVNRVPYAAAKGGVKAITAALALEAAPHGIRVVATAPGGTEAPPRQVVRGPQPEGDREKAWYQQIVDQTIDSSLMKRYGTLDEQAGPIAFLASDEASYITGSVLAVAGGDLG, from the coding sequence TTGAGTTACGACGGCGGCGCGGGTCCGGCCGGCAACGTCACCCGCACGGCCCGGGCCATCAGCCCGGGCCGCTTTACGGGGAAAGTCGTGGTGGTGACCGGCGCCGCCCAGGGAATCGGCCGGGCGGTCGCCGAACGAGTCGCCGCCGAGGGAGCGGACACAGTCTTAGTGGACCGTGCTGAGCTTGTCCACGAGATGGCCGCGGACATCGCCCGCATTGCAGGGACCGGCACAACCGCGGAAGGTCCCACCGCCGTCGGGGTTACCGCAGACCTGGAAACCTACGAAGGTGCCGGCAGCGCCATCGAGGAAGCGCTGAAGCTCCGTGGCCGGATCGATGTCCTGATCAACAACGTGGGCGGCACCATCTGGACCAAGCCGTTCGAGCACTACGAACCGGAGGAGATCAGCAAGGAAATCCAGCGGTCGCTCTTCCCCACGCTGTGGACCTGCCGGGCTGTCCTGCCGCACATGATCAGCCAGCAGGGCGGCGTGATTGTGAACGTCGCCTCCGTGGCCACCCGCGGCGTCAACCGCGTCCCATACGCTGCCGCCAAGGGCGGGGTCAAAGCGATCACCGCGGCGCTGGCGTTGGAAGCAGCACCGCACGGAATCCGGGTGGTGGCCACCGCACCAGGCGGCACTGAGGCGCCCCCACGCCAAGTTGTGCGCGGCCCGCAGCCGGAAGGCGACAGGGAAAAGGCCTGGTACCAGCAGATCGTGGACCAGACCATCGACTCATCCCTCATGAAGCGCTATGGAACCTTGGATGAACAGGCAGGCCCCATCGCCTTCCTCGCCTCCGACGAAGCGTCCTACATCACCGGAAGCGTGCTGGCCGTAGCCGGCGGCGACCTGGGCTAG
- the benB gene encoding benzoate 1,2-dioxygenase small subunit, with amino-acid sequence MTQTTDVATPGAAKAAAGAATVPATLEEIRSFLYREARFLDDREFDRWLDCYHPEAEFWMPAWADDDELTSDPQREISLIYYANRGGLEDRVFRIKTDRSSATSLPEPRTGHNITNVEVIGWRGGQVDIRFNWHTLYYRYQTIDPYFGTSFYTIDYAGTQPVITKKKVVLKNDYIHHIVDIYHI; translated from the coding sequence ATGACCCAGACCACCGACGTCGCAACACCGGGCGCTGCCAAAGCTGCTGCAGGAGCAGCCACCGTCCCCGCCACACTCGAAGAAATCCGCTCGTTCCTCTACCGCGAAGCACGGTTCCTGGACGACCGCGAGTTTGACCGCTGGCTTGACTGCTACCACCCCGAAGCAGAGTTCTGGATGCCTGCCTGGGCCGACGACGACGAGCTCACCAGCGACCCGCAGCGCGAAATTTCGCTGATCTACTACGCAAACCGTGGCGGCCTCGAGGACCGTGTGTTCCGTATTAAGACGGACCGCTCCAGCGCCACCAGCCTCCCCGAACCGCGGACCGGCCACAACATCACCAATGTTGAGGTCATCGGCTGGCGCGGCGGGCAGGTGGACATCCGCTTCAACTGGCACACGCTGTACTACCGCTACCAGACCATCGATCCGTACTTCGGCACCTCGTTCTACACGATCGATTACGCCGGCACGCAGCCCGTCATCACGAAGAAGAAGGTCGTCCTGAAGAACGACTACATCCACCACATCGTGGACATCTACCACATCTGA
- a CDS encoding LysR substrate-binding domain-containing protein — MELRHLRYFVVVAETCHFGQAAERLQMAQPPLSQQIRHLEAELGVELFARTTRSVKLTPAGESFLVDAQHILRSVDEAGRRARRFADGKAGTLRIGLTGTASYTQLPILARLVKEQLPDVVLDIRTELLTPAIELALVSGELDVGVLRPPVRDASLEMRPVAREPFVVALPEGHRLLAAESLTVGELRAEDFIMYPSGQSVVHDAVVRACRAAGYYPRVAHESAKTSTQLSLVAAGLGVAILPESVRGIALAGVQYRAVTGADDVELALAWSRTADSPVVASFLGMLEDNNIFLDSIHSGSLQ; from the coding sequence ATGGAACTGCGTCACCTGCGCTACTTCGTTGTGGTTGCCGAAACCTGCCACTTCGGGCAGGCGGCCGAGCGGCTGCAAATGGCCCAGCCGCCCTTGTCCCAGCAGATTCGGCATCTGGAGGCCGAGCTTGGTGTCGAGCTCTTTGCCCGCACCACAAGGAGCGTAAAACTGACACCTGCGGGCGAGTCCTTCCTGGTGGATGCCCAGCACATTCTCCGCAGCGTTGATGAGGCCGGCCGCCGGGCGCGACGGTTTGCGGACGGCAAGGCCGGAACATTGCGCATCGGACTGACGGGGACGGCGTCGTACACCCAGCTGCCCATCCTGGCGCGGCTAGTCAAGGAACAGCTTCCGGACGTGGTGCTGGATATCCGCACGGAACTGCTGACGCCAGCCATCGAACTGGCACTGGTTTCCGGCGAACTCGACGTCGGCGTGCTGCGGCCGCCGGTCCGCGATGCGTCGCTCGAAATGCGTCCCGTCGCGCGCGAACCTTTCGTTGTGGCCTTGCCGGAGGGGCACCGCCTCTTAGCTGCCGAGAGCCTGACGGTAGGCGAACTCCGTGCGGAGGACTTCATCATGTACCCGTCCGGTCAGTCGGTGGTCCACGATGCGGTGGTCCGCGCTTGCCGGGCAGCAGGCTACTACCCCCGTGTGGCACACGAATCGGCCAAGACGTCCACGCAGCTTTCCCTGGTTGCGGCCGGCCTTGGCGTCGCCATCCTCCCTGAATCCGTCCGTGGCATCGCGCTCGCAGGCGTCCAGTACCGGGCGGTGACAGGAGCGGACGACGTCGAGCTGGCGCTGGCTTGGAGCCGCACCGCGGATTCGCCAGTGGTCGCCTCATTCCTCGGCATGCTCGAGGACAACAACATCTTCCTTGATTCGATCCACTCCGGGAGCCTGCAGTGA